The Primulina huaijiensis isolate GDHJ02 chromosome 10, ASM1229523v2, whole genome shotgun sequence region ATTGATACAAGAAACTTAGAAAGCAACTTTGATACTataaaattgagaattttaaattatcaCAAACAAGTTGTAGGGACGGGACACTTCCCTATTCTTTCCAACGTTAACTTAGCCTAAATTGCGACACAACACACGACACCTTAAAAACACATAACATCAAACCACCACTGTtacaacttcaaaacatgaaatgcAACATATCTTAAAGATACACTTGAGATTAACTAGTAATGTAAGACGACGGAATTATATTGGAAAACAGCATCGCCTGAACTATTAGACGACACGGTGCTGACGGACGTTACGCCTCTTGCGAAGGCGAAAACACCGGTGCCACCGACTATAGATATTTGTCGTAACGGAGTGAGATAGGCATTGTGACCAGAAAAACTAAGTGTACTTGCATTATACTCCCCATCTGTAAAAACAATTGTGAACGTCATGTGGAGACTAGTCTCCTCCAACGAGGCTAAAGCAATGATTCCTCCTGCCCGACCAATTATCTTGGATCCAGGTTCCGGCCCGACTGTCACCGGATCATCTATCACCGCCACAAGGCCAAACGAGGTAGGCGAGCTAGAGGTCGTGTTTGCTCTAGCCACGGCGACATTCGTCGGAGTTGGTGTGCTGAAAATATCTCGAACGTAGAAATTAAGTCGGGTGACCTTTTCCTTTGCTGAATACTGGGTTGTTAACCACTTTTCGAGGGAGTCGGGGCTGGTTGGAATGCCGCCATAGGCGATGCCCACGATTGTTGCTAGGGAGAGAAGTGTGAGAAGTATGGATTTGATCTTCTCCATGTTAGTAATGTATGTTTTTCCCTCGATAAATGACTGATTCAATGAATAGATATGGATTTCTCCAAGTTATATAGAGGGGACCCCGATTCTACAAGAATTTATCTAATGCGTCCAAGCAAAACTTGGTGTTTATTAGACTGCTCGCTATCTTGTTTGAATGCAACACTGGTAAAAAATTTCGAAATGTGTACTTGGATAGGTatggtatatatatacatgtgcGTATAATACTttacttaatattattattaattatataatttagatgttacatttataaaaaaattcaaattgagATCATACAGTGCTTTGATTTATCATGTAAaacacattatatatataatcaaattaaCTAAAAGAGAGAATGTTTTTTTGTTCCGGTAACTTTACCATTTTTTGGTTTCCGTCCActaactttttaattttaatcttaATACACTATCTTTTTTTTCGTTATCTTGGTCCATTTTCTATTTGGGTGGCCATTTTTCACCGAAAAAGCTGACTAAACAGTGACTCGAGCTTATGTGGCTTGAAAATTGAGGATATGTTGAATTTTTTACCACTTAATATCCTACtaaattttccaaatatttttattttgtttacatTACCCCACCCATGATCCCTAATTTCTTTCCCGTAATTCTATTCAACCCTAGAAATGTAAGCCACAACACTAGTATACCATCATACGGCTGAAATGAAGATTCGAGACCCACAAGATTTTAAGCTTCCTCCACCAGATTACGATATGTTTTTGCAAAGATTCTTGCCTCACAATAAtgtaacaagttttttttttttattatgtgtttgaaacaatgtttttcatattttctttaTAATACGCTTTTTCAAAGATTCTAGCCTCACATTTGTTTTCTTTCCAACATTGTGGTCCCTAAATGAATGAGATTTATTGggttttttcattaaaaaaatattggatgGTCACGTGAAGTGTAATTTTCAAAACCTTTTGCTGTACTTCTGCTGAAATTATATAAGATGCTCCACTTTTGCTggactttttttatttaatgagtTTTTAAGCATGCGTAATTTTTGTTGTAATGCAGATGTTAATAGCAAGGATTTTACATCGAGTCTTCACTATGGAAGAAAGTTCCACATCGGTGACCAACACGCCTATGTAGGTGGTGCGgtaattaaatttgatttttttgaatttgatatgctTGCTTTAGATCAGTTTAAGAAGGTAACTGAACATGAAGATGTTAAGCAACCTATGAGGGCTTTCACGAATGTTGAACATGATTGTTTTAGATGGATCAAGAATGACACTGATTTGGTTAAAACTGTTGAagaatttcagaaaaataatataaaggaTTTTGATGGACTCCAAGGCACGTTTTGTAAACGCTATCTTTTAAGAGA contains the following coding sequences:
- the LOC140985974 gene encoding dirigent protein 21-like is translated as MEKIKSILLTLLSLATIVGIAYGGIPTSPDSLEKWLTTQYSAKEKVTRLNFYVRDIFSTPTPTNVAVARANTTSSSPTSFGLVAVIDDPVTVGPEPGSKIIGRAGGIIALASLEETSLHMTFTIVFTDGEYNASTLSFSGHNAYLTPLRQISIVGGTGVFAFARGVTSVSTVSSNSSGDAVFQYNSVVLHY